A region of the Flavobacteriales bacterium genome:
TTGGCCCAAAAGAAAACGGAAACTATTGTTATAAAAACATCGGTGGTTTGCGACATGTGCAAGGAGCGTATAGAGAAAAACCTTATTTTTGAGAAAGGGGTTAAGGAAGTAGTGGTGGATATATCAGCAAAAACGATTACCGTTAAATTTAAGTCTGATAAAACCAATGCCGACTCCATTAAACATGCAATTGTAAAACTGGGATATCGTGCAGACGATCTACCTGCTGATCCGGAAGCTTTTAAAAAGTTGCCGGATTGTTGTAAAAAAGACGGTTGCGGAAAAGATTAATTATGGCAATTATAAAAGAAGTTCAAGGAAAAAAACCACAATTTGGTGAGGAATGCTTTATCGCTGAAAATGCGACCATTGTTGGCGATTTACAGTGTGGTGATCAATGCAGCTTTTGGTTTAACGCGGTGGTCAGAGCGGATGTTCACTATATTAAAATGGGAAACAAAGTGAATGTACAGGATGGCGCCTGCATCCATTGTACGTATCAGAAAGCGCCGACCAATATTGGGAACAATGTTTCTATCGGACATCATGCCATCGTGCATGGATGTACCATTCACGACAATGTTTTAATTGGAATGGGAGCAATTGTTATGGATGGATGTGTGATTGAGTCCAACTCAATTATTGCAGCGGGTTCTGTTGTATTAGAAGGTACCCATGTAGAAAGCGGAAGTGTATACGCGGGCATTCCGGCCAAAAAGGTAAAAGAGGTGAATAAAGAATTATTTGAAGGAGAAATTCAACGGATTTCTAATAACTATGTGATGTATTCGTCCTGGTTTAAATAGGATGGCATAGTTTTGGGAATAATCCGGAAAAAATAAAAACCATGAAAAATATTTTTACCCTCTTTCTCTTTTTCATTCTTATGAATGCCGGCGCGCAGGTGCCTGGTCAAAAATTAGTCCCTAAAGCAGTGCTTGATCAATTCGCTGTAGATTTCCCCGGAATTACACCAAAACGGTGGGAAGCAAAAATCGGGAAACAATTTGAAGCGGTGATGATCCACAACAATAAGCCATCCCGCGCACGTTATGATGCCAATGGGAAGCATTTATTTACAACCTATCACTGGACAGGCAATACTTGTCCGGATGCGGCAAAAAATGCAATCCTGGCAACGTTCTCCGGCTTTAAAGTTGATTGGGCTAATGAAGTGATTAATCTTGAAAAGGGGACAGATCGTTTTTTAATTCATCTTTCCAAGCCGGGTCATATTCTTAAGGTATTTGTAAATGCCGATGGAAGTGTGGTTACTGATGGAAAAGAAGAAGAATTTAATGATGCCGGAAATAACTAACTAAATCTTTAGTTGATAAATGGCGGAATTTATGGTTCCGCCATTTTTATTTCAGATGAATGTGTTTGGATTGAATGGTTGTTCCAAAAAATACAGAACCTTTTTGGTCGAACGATTCCGTATCATCCGTGGTAAAAAAGGAAAGCGTCCCATTTTTAGAAATCTGACTTTCCAATTCCGGATGCCGGTGAAAGTATTCTTTTAAACTTTGTGCAACTATTTCACCCTGTGAAATCAATTCAATGTTTTCCGGTAAATACTTTTTGAAGGTGGAAATCAATAATGGGTAATGCGTACAACCCAAAATTATCGTATCAATATTTTTTTCAGCCGGATTTAATTCATCGATGTATTTTTTTACAAAGTAATCCGCACCTTCTGATTGGTATTCATTGTTTTCAATAATGGGGACAAGCATCGGACAGGCTTGTTGATATACCTGAATTTCAGGAAAGAATTTATGAATTTCAATGGGGTACGAGCCGCTATTAATCGTGCCTTGAGTGCCAAATACACCCACATTTTTGGTCTTCGAAATTTTACCGACCATTTCTGTTGTTGGACGAATAACGCCCAGTACTCGTTTGTTGGGGTCGATTTGCGGCAGATCTTTTTGCTGAATATTTCTTAGTGCTTTTGCAGATGCAGTGTTACACGCTAAGATGACCAGCGGGCAACCCATATCGAAAAGTTCTTTTACAGATTGCAGTGTGAATTCGTATACCGTTTCAAAAGAGCGGGGACCATAAGGCGCTCGGGCATTATCGCCAAGGTAAATGAAGTCGTATTGAGGTAATAGCTTATGGATTTCCTTTAATACGGTTAAACCACCATATCCACTATCGAAAACGCCTATTGCTTTTTTGTAATTCATTTCAAAAAAAAATCCCGCGGGATGCGGGACTAAATTTATTGAATTCCGAGATCTTTTTTCACTAACGGAGTGAGGTCGTTCCCTCCTTCGAGATAAACCATCTGAGAGATGTCGAGCACATAATTAATGCCGTTTGCCTTTGCTATTTTTCCAACAGAGGCTTTCACTTTTTCAATCATGGGATTAAGCAATTCTCCTTCTTTTTTGCTTAATTCTTCCTGCACATATTCTTCAAACTTCATCATGCGTTGCTGATATTCCATGATTTCCTGCTGACGGATCATATCTAATTCACCCTGAAGTTTACCTTCTTTTTTATCGCGTTCGTATTCTGTAACCAAAACATCATATTTTGCCTGCATACGCTTCATTTCACCTTCCATTTTGCCTGCAATTTTCTTCAGACTGTCTTCTGCTGTTTTTCGTTCAGGTAATTGCAACATTAGATTTTGAAAATCAACATGCCCCACCTTTTGCGCAATAGCAACTCCAATTCCAGACATGAGGAACATGGTAAATAATAGAATGATCTTTTTCATATTGGTTTTTGTAAAATTATAGTCCTAATTTTTTTAATACAGCTTCTGTTTTGTCAGCTTTAGGGTCTGCATACAAAATGAATGCCGAATTAGCTTTATCGAAAATAAAAGTATATCCCCCGCTTTCAGCAACTTCTTTAATGGCTTTATAGACTTTTTCCTGAACGGGTTTAATTAATTCCTGACGTTTAGTAAATAAATCTCCCGTAACTCCAAAACGTTGCTTTTGCAGTTCTTTAACAGAGCGCTCTTTCATCGCAATTTCATCTTCACGTTTTGCTCTTTCCTGATCAGGTAACAGAATTTTTTCTTTTTGGTAGGCCTGCCACATTTTGTCGATCTCGGCATATTTTGCTTCAATTTCTTTTTGCCATTGTTCCGAAAGATCGTCCAGCTTCTTTTGCGCATCCTGGTACTCGGGCATTTTTTCTAAAATCGTTTGTGTATTCACAAAACCGTATTTCTGTGCCTGTACACCTATAGCGCCGAATCCAAGTAATAAGAAAATGAAAAGTATTCGCTTCATGCTTTGAAAATGATTGTCGAAAATAAGTTTTTTCCTTTATAATTCACCAAGATTCATGCCAATGGTAAAGAAGAATTGTCCTGAACCAGGTCTAAAGCTCGGGTCGCGATCCACTTTATCAAAGCCCCATCCGTAATCCAGACCAAGTAATCCGAACATCGGCAGGTAAATCCTTACCCCAACACCGGCTGCCCGTTTAACGTTGAATGGATCAAAATCCTTGATTTTTTGCCAGGTATTTCCGGCCTCCGCAAAACCGAGCATGTAAACAGTAGCATTCGGATTTAAGGATAATGGATAGCGTAATTCAAGGACGTATTTTGCAATCATCATGTCACCTACCGACTGAGAAACAATTCCGTCTGAATAACCACGCAGTGCAATGATTTCTTGTCCGAAAATAAAATTCATACCGGATAATCCACTACCACCTAATTTGAATCGTTCAAAAGGTGAGTCGCCCACTTTTTTGTTCCATGGTAGCAGGAATCCAAAACCGGTCCGCGCATTAAGCACCAGTTTCTTTTTCTTATCCAGCGAAATAAAATGAGATGTGGTGAATTTCCATTTATTGAACTCCAGCCATTTGTAACGCTCCTGATCGGTAACGGTGGAATAGTCTTTTCCGTTGAAAAAAGAATATGGTGGAGTAAACTTACCGGTAAATGTAATGGTTGAACCTTGACGTGGATAGAGTGGTTGGTCAACCGAATTTCTGGATAAGGTAAACCGGGCTGCAAAGTTGTTTACATATCCATCGGTAAAGGTGAATACACCCTGGTAATTTTTTAAATCGTAATACTGGTAACTCGGGGCTTCCAGATAAACGCTAAAGTAATCGTCGGGCCATTTAAGGCGTTTACCAAAACCTACGGAAGCTCCTGTAATCATTAACCGTTGTTTTTCCGGATCACTTCGTTTTAAATTATCGCGAGATGAATAGGTATGGTATACGTTTACCGATAGGGAATTAGGTTTTTTCCCTCCCAGCCAGGGCTCTGTAAAGCTGAAGTTGTAACCTTGGTAATAGGTACCGGTCGACTGCGCACGAACACTGAGTTGTTGACCATCACCTGCCGGTAAGGGTTGCCAGGCACCTTTTTTGAACAGCTTTTTAATCGAGAAGTTATTAAACGATAATCCTAATGTTCCGATTACACGGCCAGCTCCCCAACCGCCTGAAAGTTCAACCTGATCGGAAGGACGTTCCTCTACGGTGTATTCAATATCTACGGTTCCGTCATAGGGATTAGGAACAGGATTTACTCCAAATTTTTCCGGATCAAAATAACCGAGCTGAGATAATTCACGTTGAGTACGAATGATATCATTTCTCGAAAATAATTC
Encoded here:
- a CDS encoding gamma carbonic anhydrase family protein — protein: MAIIKEVQGKKPQFGEECFIAENATIVGDLQCGDQCSFWFNAVVRADVHYIKMGNKVNVQDGACIHCTYQKAPTNIGNNVSIGHHAIVHGCTIHDNVLIGMGAIVMDGCVIESNSIIAAGSVVLEGTHVESGSVYAGIPAKKVKEVNKELFEGEIQRISNNYVMYSSWFK
- a CDS encoding OmpH family outer membrane protein, whose translation is MKRILFIFLLLGFGAIGVQAQKYGFVNTQTILEKMPEYQDAQKKLDDLSEQWQKEIEAKYAEIDKMWQAYQKEKILLPDQERAKREDEIAMKERSVKELQKQRFGVTGDLFTKRQELIKPVQEKVYKAIKEVAESGGYTFIFDKANSAFILYADPKADKTEAVLKKLGL
- a CDS encoding heavy-metal-associated domain-containing protein; translation: MKTILKSTFILFFLLTSSILLAQKKTETIVIKTSVVCDMCKERIEKNLIFEKGVKEVVVDISAKTITVKFKSDKTNADSIKHAIVKLGYRADDLPADPEAFKKLPDCCKKDGCGKD
- the bamA gene encoding outer membrane protein assembly factor BamA, whose product is MRNKLFLLIVLIALPIVSFGQVLPLGGNEIDYGNPKEYIIENITVTGAFHFEEKAIILLSELERGQKIKVPGDDITKAIKKLWDQKLFSDVAIDATQIRGDKIFLDIRVKERPRLAGYKPVGIKKSEWEKVKENLDLYAGRIVTDNLLSTTKNTVVAYFKEKGHLNATVDITEVRDTQKLNNAVVLVIRVNKGPKVKIKEILVEGNESLSDRKVKGLLKDTKEEHWWRFWKVSKYVESNLRGEKDKVIAKLNDKGYRDAYIVSDSIYKIDPGHIGIKLTVNEGKKYYFRNITWVGNSQYRTGYLDTLLGIKKGDIYNQSVLESRLFMSANGNDISSLYMDNGFLFFSVTPVEIRVENDSIDFEMRIVEGKQARVRNITIKGNTKTNDHVIRREIRTKPGELFSRNDIIRTQRELSQLGYFDPEKFGVNPVPNPYDGTVDIEYTVEERPSDQVELSGGWGAGRVIGTLGLSFNNFSIKKLFKKGAWQPLPAGDGQQLSVRAQSTGTYYQGYNFSFTEPWLGGKKPNSLSVNVYHTYSSRDNLKRSDPEKQRLMITGASVGFGKRLKWPDDYFSVYLEAPSYQYYDLKNYQGVFTFTDGYVNNFAARFTLSRNSVDQPLYPRQGSTITFTGKFTPPYSFFNGKDYSTVTDQERYKWLEFNKWKFTTSHFISLDKKKKLVLNARTGFGFLLPWNKKVGDSPFERFKLGGSGLSGMNFIFGQEIIALRGYSDGIVSQSVGDMMIAKYVLELRYPLSLNPNATVYMLGFAEAGNTWQKIKDFDPFNVKRAAGVGVRIYLPMFGLLGLDYGWGFDKVDRDPSFRPGSGQFFFTIGMNLGEL
- the murI gene encoding glutamate racemase, producing MNYKKAIGVFDSGYGGLTVLKEIHKLLPQYDFIYLGDNARAPYGPRSFETVYEFTLQSVKELFDMGCPLVILACNTASAKALRNIQQKDLPQIDPNKRVLGVIRPTTEMVGKISKTKNVGVFGTQGTINSGSYPIEIHKFFPEIQVYQQACPMLVPIIENNEYQSEGADYFVKKYIDELNPAEKNIDTIILGCTHYPLLISTFKKYLPENIELISQGEIVAQSLKEYFHRHPELESQISKNGTLSFFTTDDTESFDQKGSVFFGTTIQSKHIHLK
- a CDS encoding OmpH family outer membrane protein, producing the protein MKKIILLFTMFLMSGIGVAIAQKVGHVDFQNLMLQLPERKTAEDSLKKIAGKMEGEMKRMQAKYDVLVTEYERDKKEGKLQGELDMIRQQEIMEYQQRMMKFEEYVQEELSKKEGELLNPMIEKVKASVGKIAKANGINYVLDISQMVYLEGGNDLTPLVKKDLGIQ